Sequence from the Janthinobacterium lividum genome:
AACCGCTATGGCTTCAACGACCGCGCCGAATCGATCGTCGTCAATTACGGCCGCTGGGAATTCTGCGTCGATGCCAATTTCCGCGGCCGCTGCGTGGTGATGGGGCCAGGCAGCTACGGCCGCCTGCATGGAGGCCTGGACCGCCGCATTTCCTCGGTGCGCCGCGTGCGCTAGGCGCTTTCCGCTGCCATTTTCACCGCCCGCGCGCCCCGTGCCCCGCGGGCGGTGTTGTATTGTGCGCACGCGCTGTCGGCGCCAATTCGTGTACTCTTCCCATAGGCAGTTCAACCATGGGGAGCAAGCACGGTGGAATACAAGGACTACTACAAGGAGCTTGGCGTCGAGAAGACGGCGACCGAGGCCGAGATCAAGAAGGCGTACCGCAAGCTGGTGCGCAAATACCATCCCGACGTGAGCAAGGAACCGGACGCCGACAAGCGCACCAAGGCCCTGAACGAGGCCTATGGCGTGCTGGGCGACGCGGAAAAGCGCGCCGCCTACGATGAACTGGGCCGTAACCAGGGCGCGCAGGGCCAGCCCTTCCGTCCGCCGCCGGACTGGGGTTCGGGCTACGAATCGTCGGGCGCCGACGACAGCGATTTCTTTGCCGACCTGTTCGCCCACGTGGGCGGCCGGCGCCGCGCCAACAGCACCTTCCAGATGCAGGGCGAGGACAGCCACGCGGCCATCACCATCGACCTGCAGGACAGCTACCAGGGCGCCAAGCGGCACATCGTCATGCGCGTGCCCGAAGCGGATGCGCAAGGCCACGTGGTAACGCGCGAGCGTACCCTGGAAGTGACGATACCGAAAGGCGTCACGGAAGGACAGCAGCTGCGCATGAAAGGGCAGGGCAATCCCGGCAGTGGCGGTGCTCCCGCCGGTGATTTGTACCTGGAGATCCGCTTCCGGCCCGATGCGCGCTACAAGGTGGAAGGGCGCGACGTGTTCGAGACGGTGCCCGTCACGCCATGGGAAGCGGCGCTGGGCGGCGAGATCGACGTGCCCACGCCATCTGGCACGGTGTCCGTCAGCGTGCCGCCCAATTCGCAGACGGGGCGCAAGCTGCGCCTGAAAGGGCGCGGCATTCCCGCCGCCCAGCCGGGCG
This genomic interval carries:
- a CDS encoding DnaJ C-terminal domain-containing protein; this encodes MEYKDYYKELGVEKTATEAEIKKAYRKLVRKYHPDVSKEPDADKRTKALNEAYGVLGDAEKRAAYDELGRNQGAQGQPFRPPPDWGSGYESSGADDSDFFADLFAHVGGRRRANSTFQMQGEDSHAAITIDLQDSYQGAKRHIVMRVPEADAQGHVVTRERTLEVTIPKGVTEGQQLRMKGQGNPGSGGAPAGDLYLEIRFRPDARYKVEGRDVFETVPVTPWEAALGGEIDVPTPSGTVSVSVPPNSQTGRKLRLKGRGIPAAQPGDLYLLLEVVLPPANDDKARELYATMAREMAFNPRQKLGG